The Camelina sativa cultivar DH55 chromosome 14, Cs, whole genome shotgun sequence genome includes a window with the following:
- the LOC104740129 gene encoding protein indeterminate-domain 6, chloroplastic-like isoform X1: protein MSSSYNNSIASSAAQSFLISGARTGAGLGVGVGPVGAGAGVGVGVGVGGGRGVGAGAGAGARVGANNFNRDHEPAMIQQPNSSVAPPPKKRRNQPGNPNPDAEVIALSPRTIMATNRFLCEVCNKGFQREQNLQLHRRGHNLPWKLKQKSNKEVRRKVYLCPEASCVHHDPARALGDLTGIKKHYYRKHGEKKFKCEKCSKRYAVQSDWKAHSKTCGTKEYRCDCGTIFSSERKKDSEGEKRKIKDAKFGHMRDSYITHRAFCDALIQESARNPTVSFTAMSAAGGGGAGRHGFYGGAASSLSQNHFGSSSTSGFTPLAAAGYNLNRSSPNKFEEFVPQSSNPNPGGPTNFLMQCATNQGLLAQNDQSLMNQHGLINLGDNINSNNNHLFNLGYFQDTKNPDQTSVPSLFTSGADNNDPSTLLRGLTSSSSSSVVVNDFGDADNGNFQGLMNSLAATTDHQSRSGSIFDLHFGNNLSMGGSDRLTLDFLGVNGGIVSNVNGRGGGRNGAPLGTEMKFSHPNHPFGKA, encoded by the exons ATGTCTTCATCCTACAACAACTCGATTGCCTCATCCGCCGCTCAGTCCTTCCTCATCTCAGGTGCTCGTACTGGTGCTGGtcttggtgttggtgttggacCTGTTGGTGCTGGTGctggtgttggtgttggtgttggtgttggtggtggTCGTGGTGTTGGTGCTGGTGCTGGTGCTGGTGCTCGTGTCGGAGCAAACAACTTCAACCGTGATCACGAGCCGGCGATGATTCAACAACCCAACTCCTCCGTTGCTCCACCACCCAAGAAGCGCAGAAACCAACCCGGAAACCCAA ATCCAGATGCTGAAGTGATAGCGTTATCCCCAAGGACGATAATGGCGACCAACAGGTTCCTTTGTGAGGTATGCAACAAAGGGTTTCAAAGGGAACAGAATCTGCAGCTTCACAGGAGAGGACACAACCTTCCATGGAAGCTGAAGCAGAAGTCGAACAAAGAAGTGAGGAGGAAGGTGTATCTTTGCCCGGAGGCCTCGTGCGTCCACCATGACCCCGCACGTGCTCTCGGAGACCTCACCGGCATCAAGAAGCATTACTACCGGAAGCACGGTGAGAAGAAATTCAAGTGCGAGAAGTGCTCTAAGCGTTACGCTGTTCAATCCGATTGGAAAGCTCACTCTAAGACCTGTGGTACCAAAGAGTATCGATGTGACTGTGGTACCATCTTCTCTAG TGAAAGAAAGAAGGACAGTGAaggggaaaagagaaaaattaaagatGCTAAATTTGGTCACAT GAGAGACAGCTACATCACGCACAGGGCCTTCTGCGATGCTTTGATTCAGGAGTCAGCAAGGAACCCTACCGTGAGCTTCACGGCTATGTCAGctgctggtggtggtggtgctggCAGACATGGCTTTTACGGCGGCgctgcttcttctctctctcagaacCATTTCGGTAGCAGTTCAACTTCTGGGTTTACCCCTCTAGCTGCTGCAGGTTACAATCTGAACCGTTCATCTCCCAACAAGTTTGAAGAGTTCGTTCCTCAGTCCTCAAACCCTAATCCCGGCGGTCCTACCAACTTCCTCATGCAATGCGCTACGAACCAAGGATTGCTGGCGCAGAACGACCAGAGTCTCATGAACCAGCATGGTCTGATCAACCTCGGTGATaacatcaacagcaacaacaaccactTGTTCAACCTTGGATACTTTCAAGACACTAAGAACCCTGACCAGACAAGTGTCCCTTCTCTTTTCACCAGTGGTGCTGATAACAACGATCCTTCTACTTTGCTGAGAGGGttaacttcttcatcttcctcaagtGTCGTCGTTAATGACTTTGGAGATGCTGATAATGGAAACTTTCAAGGTCTGATGAACTCTCTAGCTGCGACGACTGATCATCAAAGCCGCTCCGGTAGCATTTTTGACCTTCATTTCGGGAACAATCTTAGCATGGGAGGCTCGGATAGGTTGACTCTGGACTTTCTTGGCGTTAATGGAGGAATTGTGAGCAACGTCAATGGTCGTGGTGGTGGTCGTAATGGAGCTCCTCTGGGCACTGAGATGAAGTTTTCACACCCAAATCATCCATTTGGGAAAGCTTGA
- the LOC104740129 gene encoding protein indeterminate-domain 6, chloroplastic-like isoform X2, producing the protein MSSSYNNSIASSAAQSFLISGARTGAGLGVGVGPVGAGAGVGVGVGVGGGRGVGAGAGAGARVGANNFNRDHEPAMIQQPNSSVAPPPKKRRNQPGNPNPDAEVIALSPRTIMATNRFLCEVCNKGFQREQNLQLHRRGHNLPWKLKQKSNKEVRRKVYLCPEASCVHHDPARALGDLTGIKKHYYRKHGEKKFKCEKCSKRYAVQSDWKAHSKTCGTKEYRCDCGTIFSRRDSYITHRAFCDALIQESARNPTVSFTAMSAAGGGGAGRHGFYGGAASSLSQNHFGSSSTSGFTPLAAAGYNLNRSSPNKFEEFVPQSSNPNPGGPTNFLMQCATNQGLLAQNDQSLMNQHGLINLGDNINSNNNHLFNLGYFQDTKNPDQTSVPSLFTSGADNNDPSTLLRGLTSSSSSSVVVNDFGDADNGNFQGLMNSLAATTDHQSRSGSIFDLHFGNNLSMGGSDRLTLDFLGVNGGIVSNVNGRGGGRNGAPLGTEMKFSHPNHPFGKA; encoded by the exons ATGTCTTCATCCTACAACAACTCGATTGCCTCATCCGCCGCTCAGTCCTTCCTCATCTCAGGTGCTCGTACTGGTGCTGGtcttggtgttggtgttggacCTGTTGGTGCTGGTGctggtgttggtgttggtgttggtgttggtggtggTCGTGGTGTTGGTGCTGGTGCTGGTGCTGGTGCTCGTGTCGGAGCAAACAACTTCAACCGTGATCACGAGCCGGCGATGATTCAACAACCCAACTCCTCCGTTGCTCCACCACCCAAGAAGCGCAGAAACCAACCCGGAAACCCAA ATCCAGATGCTGAAGTGATAGCGTTATCCCCAAGGACGATAATGGCGACCAACAGGTTCCTTTGTGAGGTATGCAACAAAGGGTTTCAAAGGGAACAGAATCTGCAGCTTCACAGGAGAGGACACAACCTTCCATGGAAGCTGAAGCAGAAGTCGAACAAAGAAGTGAGGAGGAAGGTGTATCTTTGCCCGGAGGCCTCGTGCGTCCACCATGACCCCGCACGTGCTCTCGGAGACCTCACCGGCATCAAGAAGCATTACTACCGGAAGCACGGTGAGAAGAAATTCAAGTGCGAGAAGTGCTCTAAGCGTTACGCTGTTCAATCCGATTGGAAAGCTCACTCTAAGACCTGTGGTACCAAAGAGTATCGATGTGACTGTGGTACCATCTTCTCTAG GAGAGACAGCTACATCACGCACAGGGCCTTCTGCGATGCTTTGATTCAGGAGTCAGCAAGGAACCCTACCGTGAGCTTCACGGCTATGTCAGctgctggtggtggtggtgctggCAGACATGGCTTTTACGGCGGCgctgcttcttctctctctcagaacCATTTCGGTAGCAGTTCAACTTCTGGGTTTACCCCTCTAGCTGCTGCAGGTTACAATCTGAACCGTTCATCTCCCAACAAGTTTGAAGAGTTCGTTCCTCAGTCCTCAAACCCTAATCCCGGCGGTCCTACCAACTTCCTCATGCAATGCGCTACGAACCAAGGATTGCTGGCGCAGAACGACCAGAGTCTCATGAACCAGCATGGTCTGATCAACCTCGGTGATaacatcaacagcaacaacaaccactTGTTCAACCTTGGATACTTTCAAGACACTAAGAACCCTGACCAGACAAGTGTCCCTTCTCTTTTCACCAGTGGTGCTGATAACAACGATCCTTCTACTTTGCTGAGAGGGttaacttcttcatcttcctcaagtGTCGTCGTTAATGACTTTGGAGATGCTGATAATGGAAACTTTCAAGGTCTGATGAACTCTCTAGCTGCGACGACTGATCATCAAAGCCGCTCCGGTAGCATTTTTGACCTTCATTTCGGGAACAATCTTAGCATGGGAGGCTCGGATAGGTTGACTCTGGACTTTCTTGGCGTTAATGGAGGAATTGTGAGCAACGTCAATGGTCGTGGTGGTGGTCGTAATGGAGCTCCTCTGGGCACTGAGATGAAGTTTTCACACCCAAATCATCCATTTGGGAAAGCTTGA
- the LOC104740129 gene encoding protein indeterminate-domain 6, chloroplastic-like isoform X3, which translates to MHIDIIYIGHGTSYFLHRDMNIYAYIHIGSINLFVWLLMSSERKKDSEGEKRKIKDAKFGHMRDSYITHRAFCDALIQESARNPTVSFTAMSAAGGGGAGRHGFYGGAASSLSQNHFGSSSTSGFTPLAAAGYNLNRSSPNKFEEFVPQSSNPNPGGPTNFLMQCATNQGLLAQNDQSLMNQHGLINLGDNINSNNNHLFNLGYFQDTKNPDQTSVPSLFTSGADNNDPSTLLRGLTSSSSSSVVVNDFGDADNGNFQGLMNSLAATTDHQSRSGSIFDLHFGNNLSMGGSDRLTLDFLGVNGGIVSNVNGRGGGRNGAPLGTEMKFSHPNHPFGKA; encoded by the exons ATGCACATAGATATAATCTATATTGGCCACGGAACATCATATTTCCTACATAGGGACATgaacatatatgcatatatacacATAGGATCTATCAATCTATTTGTTTGGTTGCTGATGAGTAGTGAAAGAAAGAAGGACAGTGAaggggaaaagagaaaaattaaagatGCTAAATTTGGTCACAT GAGAGACAGCTACATCACGCACAGGGCCTTCTGCGATGCTTTGATTCAGGAGTCAGCAAGGAACCCTACCGTGAGCTTCACGGCTATGTCAGctgctggtggtggtggtgctggCAGACATGGCTTTTACGGCGGCgctgcttcttctctctctcagaacCATTTCGGTAGCAGTTCAACTTCTGGGTTTACCCCTCTAGCTGCTGCAGGTTACAATCTGAACCGTTCATCTCCCAACAAGTTTGAAGAGTTCGTTCCTCAGTCCTCAAACCCTAATCCCGGCGGTCCTACCAACTTCCTCATGCAATGCGCTACGAACCAAGGATTGCTGGCGCAGAACGACCAGAGTCTCATGAACCAGCATGGTCTGATCAACCTCGGTGATaacatcaacagcaacaacaaccactTGTTCAACCTTGGATACTTTCAAGACACTAAGAACCCTGACCAGACAAGTGTCCCTTCTCTTTTCACCAGTGGTGCTGATAACAACGATCCTTCTACTTTGCTGAGAGGGttaacttcttcatcttcctcaagtGTCGTCGTTAATGACTTTGGAGATGCTGATAATGGAAACTTTCAAGGTCTGATGAACTCTCTAGCTGCGACGACTGATCATCAAAGCCGCTCCGGTAGCATTTTTGACCTTCATTTCGGGAACAATCTTAGCATGGGAGGCTCGGATAGGTTGACTCTGGACTTTCTTGGCGTTAATGGAGGAATTGTGAGCAACGTCAATGGTCGTGGTGGTGGTCGTAATGGAGCTCCTCTGGGCACTGAGATGAAGTTTTCACACCCAAATCATCCATTTGGGAAAGCTTGA